Genomic segment of Saccopteryx bilineata isolate mSacBil1 chromosome 9, mSacBil1_pri_phased_curated, whole genome shotgun sequence:
TACGCCCATCACCAGCCCCCACATCTACGCCCATCACCGCGCCCCCACATCTACGCCCATCACCACCCCCCACATCTACGCCCATCACCGCACCCCCACATCTACGCCCATCACCACCCCCCACATCTACGCCCATCACCGCACCCCCACATCTACGCCCATCACCACCCCCCACATCTACGCCCATCACCGCGCCCCCACATCTACGCCCATCACCACCCCCCACATCTACGCCCATCACCGCACCCTCACATCTACATCCATCACCGCGCCCCCACATCTACGCCCATCACCACCCCCCACATCTACGCCCATCACCAGCCCCCACATCTACGCCCATCACCAGCCCCCACATCTACGCCCATCACCAGCCCCTACAACTATGCCCATCATGGGGCCTCCATATCTACGCCCATCCCCATGCCCCATATTTATGCCCATCACCGCACCCCACCACTGTATCCAATAGTTGTTAATTGTATTCTCCTCTCTGCAAATGTTCTGCCTTGACTT
This window contains:
- the LOC136313568 gene encoding uncharacterized protein; this translates as MAASLQPHHCTPTSTPITAPPHLPPSPCPHIYAHHPPTSTPITTPHIYAHHQPPHLRPSLCPPHLRPSPPPTSTPITSPHIYAHHRAPTSTPITTPHIYAHHRTPTSTPITTPHIYAHHRTPTSTPITTPHIYAHHRAPTSTPITTPHIYAHHRTLTSTSITAPPHLRPSPPPTSTPITSPHIYAHHQPPHLRPSPAPTTMPIMGPPYLRPSPCPIFMPITAPHHCIQ